In the genome of Nocardia sp. NBC_00416, one region contains:
- a CDS encoding GyrI-like domain-containing protein has protein sequence MPVEFNVVDRPETLVAGMVLRSPALAVEGPRRTRVEEAWKRTLARALPGPPASAFVDHAPEINSYLTHIIGYRCRSLDDLLPGDILARIPAGRYARFTLSGDDLGETIVTLWRAIWDAEAGGRLTRSYTGDHERYPDRNTVEVFVALAEDDSASR, from the coding sequence ATGCCGGTGGAATTCAATGTCGTTGACCGCCCGGAAACGCTGGTGGCGGGAATGGTGCTGCGCAGCCCGGCACTCGCTGTGGAAGGACCGCGCCGCACCAGAGTCGAAGAAGCCTGGAAACGCACTCTGGCCCGAGCCTTACCCGGCCCCCCGGCCAGCGCGTTCGTCGACCACGCGCCGGAGATCAACTCCTACCTCACCCATATCATCGGCTACCGCTGCCGCAGCCTCGACGACCTGCTGCCCGGCGATATCCTCGCCCGCATCCCCGCCGGCCGCTATGCCCGCTTCACGCTCAGCGGCGACGATCTCGGCGAAACGATCGTGACCCTGTGGCGCGCCATCTGGGACGCCGAAGCCGGCGGCCGGCTGACCCGTTCCTACACCGGCGACCACGAACGCTACCCGGACCGGAACACGGTGGAAGTGTTCGTGGCACTGGCAGAAGACGATTCGGCGAGCAGGTAG
- a CDS encoding GyrI-like domain-containing protein: MDFEIVELDESLVAGLTIPLAGREVTARDLDLVNFTWDRYLSREKNVPRVAAYIGQQDHAVAVLGYEIKAMDDLDPGDVLTRVPTGRYAKFVVTEKPYDLLRTAWARVREAEKAGTITRSHTAELERYIGPTSVEVYVSLD; encoded by the coding sequence GTGGATTTCGAGATTGTCGAACTGGACGAAAGCCTGGTAGCCGGGCTCACCATCCCGCTGGCCGGTCGTGAGGTGACCGCCCGCGACCTCGACCTGGTGAACTTCACCTGGGACCGCTACCTCAGCCGAGAGAAGAACGTCCCCCGGGTCGCCGCCTATATCGGCCAGCAGGACCACGCGGTCGCCGTACTCGGCTACGAGATAAAAGCTATGGACGACTTGGATCCCGGCGATGTACTCACCCGAGTCCCGACCGGCCGCTACGCGAAATTCGTGGTCACCGAGAAACCCTACGACCTCCTCCGCACGGCATGGGCGAGGGTCCGCGAAGCGGAAAAGGCGGGCACGATAACCCGCTCCCACACCGCCGAACTGGAACGCTACATCGGCCCGACCTCAGTAGAGGTCTACGTCTCCCTCGACTGA
- a CDS encoding TetR/AcrR family transcriptional regulator, which yields MMKSEEGRGPGRPRSERSRRAVLAAAHELLTDSGLPGLSVDDLAARAGVSKNTIYRWWPTKAAVLMDAFTEAFADRMEAPADGDALTRLRIQARRVAELMNTPEARRPFVALVAAAQHDPELADALRERFLDGRRAEVSRLISTGIADGDLRRNLDADVIIDLIYGALYYRLLVSGARIDAAYADRLIETLTPIVRA from the coding sequence ATGATGAAATCGGAGGAGGGGCGCGGACCGGGGCGACCGCGCAGCGAACGGTCGCGCCGAGCGGTTCTCGCCGCGGCACACGAACTGCTGACCGACAGTGGGTTGCCCGGGCTGAGCGTCGACGACCTCGCCGCACGAGCCGGGGTCAGCAAGAACACCATCTATCGGTGGTGGCCGACCAAGGCGGCGGTATTGATGGATGCCTTCACAGAAGCATTCGCCGACCGGATGGAGGCCCCGGCCGACGGTGATGCGCTGACCCGGTTGCGGATTCAGGCCCGGCGGGTGGCGGAGTTGATGAACACTCCTGAAGCTCGCCGTCCGTTCGTCGCCCTTGTCGCGGCGGCCCAGCACGATCCCGAACTCGCCGACGCGCTACGCGAACGATTCCTCGACGGCCGGCGAGCCGAGGTGAGCCGGCTCATCTCCACAGGGATCGCCGACGGCGACCTCCGGCGCAACCTCGACGCCGACGTCATCATCGATCTGATCTACGGAGCGCTCTACTATCGACTCCTCGTCAGCGGTGCGCGAATCGACGCGGCATACGCCGACCGGCTGATCGAGACGTTGACACCCATTGTCCGGGCCTGA
- a CDS encoding SDR family oxidoreductase: MNTDRVWLITGASSGFGAAVSRAVAAEGARVVATARNPSHAQSLRELAAAHPGRILVTRLDVTDAEQAQQAVTQTVNTFGRLDVVVNNAGYGVFGATEEVPDSAVREIFETNVFGSLNVIRAALPVLRGQKSGHIVQISSVAGVASPSPGLGIYAATKFAVEGLNEGLAREIAHLGIGVTIVEPGMFGTSFVASLGITPTKDPDYSASVEAAHDRLAQLDPSIYGDPDRAARQIVDAVESAAPPLRLPVGRDAVDAIRTKLTGQLAALDEWDVPVAPVG; encoded by the coding sequence ATGAACACCGATCGGGTATGGCTGATAACCGGCGCTTCCTCCGGATTCGGCGCGGCAGTGAGTCGAGCGGTGGCCGCCGAGGGCGCACGCGTGGTGGCAACGGCTCGGAACCCGTCACACGCGCAGTCCTTACGCGAACTCGCGGCAGCGCATCCCGGCCGCATCCTCGTCACCCGGTTGGATGTCACCGACGCGGAGCAGGCGCAGCAAGCCGTGACACAGACGGTGAATACCTTCGGTCGCCTGGATGTCGTGGTGAACAACGCGGGGTACGGGGTATTCGGCGCCACGGAGGAGGTACCCGACAGCGCCGTGCGGGAGATATTCGAGACGAACGTTTTCGGATCCCTGAACGTGATCCGCGCGGCCCTACCTGTACTGCGCGGGCAGAAGAGCGGGCATATCGTGCAGATCTCGTCGGTAGCCGGTGTCGCCTCTCCCTCACCGGGATTGGGTATCTATGCGGCCACCAAGTTCGCGGTCGAAGGGTTGAACGAGGGGCTGGCGCGGGAGATCGCCCACCTCGGAATCGGGGTGACGATCGTCGAGCCCGGGATGTTCGGCACGAGTTTCGTCGCATCGCTGGGAATCACACCCACAAAGGACCCGGACTACTCCGCCAGTGTCGAAGCCGCACACGACCGGCTCGCCCAGCTCGATCCGAGCATTTACGGCGACCCTGACCGGGCGGCGCGCCAGATAGTCGACGCCGTCGAATCCGCTGCGCCGCCGCTGCGGCTGCCCGTGGGGCGTGACGCCGTCGACGCGATCCGCACCAAACTGACCGGCCAGCTCGCCGCGCTGGACGAATGGGATGTTCCCGTCGCGCCCGTCGGCTGA
- a CDS encoding type VII secretion system-associated protein, whose amino-acid sequence MDPSAAVRQGDWFVLLDPSWISEGHPGDPPLEVLVGGWRREKDGELGPFQPNPGYLPQSPRSPSDPIDALLRLIDLGEDRGDRIVPTLLRTIVEIACDEQDQPRIAFSPDGIRCVVVVTAEIHKKQLGVRDWVPVVGSQLHEALPEGVDVLFNPGSDHSFRLGADAIRPAGQV is encoded by the coding sequence ATGGATCCATCCGCAGCAGTCCGTCAGGGCGACTGGTTCGTGCTCCTCGACCCGAGCTGGATCTCGGAAGGTCATCCCGGAGATCCTCCGCTGGAAGTCCTGGTCGGCGGATGGCGGCGCGAAAAGGACGGAGAACTAGGGCCTTTCCAGCCGAATCCCGGCTACCTTCCGCAATCCCCCCGAAGCCCCAGCGATCCCATCGACGCCCTGCTGCGCCTCATCGACCTAGGTGAGGACCGCGGCGACCGGATCGTTCCGACGCTCCTGCGCACAATCGTCGAGATCGCATGCGACGAGCAGGACCAGCCGCGGATAGCTTTCTCCCCGGACGGCATCCGATGTGTTGTCGTCGTCACCGCCGAAATTCACAAAAAACAGCTGGGCGTGCGGGACTGGGTACCAGTTGTCGGTTCCCAGCTGCACGAGGCCCTGCCCGAAGGCGTGGACGTATTGTTCAACCCCGGTAGCGATCATTCGTTCCGTCTCGGCGCCGACGCGATTCGTCCGGCCGGTCAGGTGTGA